The nucleotide window cagtcgtttcgcaaccgaataagaggccgaggatccggtaccagttgtcatctactttctatacttatttttgcaaactagtgtaaatttcatattttctaaaatgatatatttaaacaaaactagtatggatttcacatgtttcaataaataaccatccgtactagttgaccttgcttacgtgatcatctcggccagcatttctccaccggacggacaccgtacttggccaaggaagagctctgattctacaagaaagggaacacggtcttccacgaccgttgccgctctccctcgtagaatcaaagctcctccttgactgtccgttactgctcggcagagaacatgttggccgagctgaacacggtccgcaagttcaactagtacggattttctataattttctaactatttactaagtttttcatttcatgaaaatttaattctaaaaaaggcatgatttctaagtagttcatttcatggaaaaaataattctaagtgacctgctcgatattggcgagctcacggacgtttaggttgccgaggatagtaacatttgtagatgacatttataggtctgaagttatcaaatatccatcaaattatagctcaaaaacatgtttcaataaataaccatccgtactagttgaccttgcttacgtgatcaactcggcgagcatttctccaccggacggcaccgtacttagtcaaggaagagctccgattctatgagaaagggaacacggtcttccacgaccgttgccgctctccctcgtagaatcaaagctcctccttgacgtccgttacctctcggcagagaacatgctcgccgacctgaacacggtccacaagttcaactagtacggattttctacaattttctaactattttctaagtttttcatttcatggaaaatttaattctaaaaaataaaaggcatgatttctaagtatttcatttcatggaaaaaataattctaagtgacctgctcgatatcggcgagctcgtgggcgtttaggttgccgaggatagtaacatttgtagatgacatttgtaggtctgaagttatcaaatatccatcaaattatagctcaaaaatatgtttcaataaataaccatccgtactagttgaccttgcttacgtgatcatctcggctgagcatttctccaccggacggcaccgtacttaggccaaggaagagctccgattctacgagaaagagaacacggtcttccacgaccgttgccgctctccctcgtagaatcaaagctcctccttgacgtccgttaccgctctggcagagaacatgcttgccgagctgaacacggtccgcaagttcaactagtacggattttctacaattttctaagtttttcatttcatggaaaaattaattctaagatcacagtaagccaccggggacgaggatggcgcgtggtccagcgaggacgagcgaggcgtgattttgatgaactaatttaacttttgtttatccaaacatatatgcaaatcatcatgtcattttgagctaaaaatgacatataaaatcataataaagtccaacatataaagttacacatgcatctacatcgcaaaataagataagctactgataaaacataagaggattaagtttgttacctccaaaatcgaagagcaacaccaatagagggggagagagcaagaacaacagcaagctgaagaacagaggcagtgagtttgaatagaatggctcgggctcggggaggaagaactGAGCtaaattataggccgggataattagtcccggttaggggtccaaaccgggactaaagattaatctttattcccggggcatcacccaaaccgggactaaaagctttagtcccggttagtacaaccgggactaaaggataaacctttagtcccggttggtaataccagccggaactaaagatctctgccccgcggacgaccgttgggcaaggacctttagtcccggttggtattaccaaccgggactaaagggtcatttagtcccgggggcaaaaaatgccgaggctaatgctaaattagaatatcgttctaaagtctgttctctagtagtgatgtCACATGTGCATTGATTAGTTACTAAACTTCATTGGGAATAGGCAACTAAATGTACTCTGACCAGACAATATTGTGGCAAGATCAAGGCAAAATAATGCAAATCATTAGGCAATTTTATATCATTCTTCTCTAATCTCTTTGTTTTTTCTGTTTTTACATTGCAGGTTCCAAGTTATCTAGTAGGGGGAGATCAAGTACAAGGCACAAAGCAGGTAGGATGTGTGCAATATATGTAAATAAGTACATATGTGGTGAGAGAGGAAATTATTTTGGAGGATGATTCGGTTGGATTTTAGATCCACGTCAGTTAGGCACTTGCGTCTTTTAATCGAATCtctatttttttttgcaaataaacCGGGGATGGGGGTGGGGCTGTGGGTTGCAAATGAACAGACACTATACTTGCTTTTTCAGAATACATAAATTGTTTATTTAGGAAGACATTGTTGCCTAACGAACGACAAACTTCAATTGCCCAAGAAATTGCAATCCAATACAAAATTTACCAGCAGCAACCTGCTCATCACCGATATAGGCTCCAGGATCAATAGTCTTCTCAAATGGGCAACATATTTATCTCCATCCAGCAACAAAATTACGACACATGTTATCCTTGTATAACATGCAGGATGCAGGCCATATACTGAGAAGCAAGATGTAGGCCATGTTACTTTTTCCTAGGGACTAGATGTATAGTGTTGATCTAGAAAATTGCAGATGCAAATGTGTTTTTTATAAATAGATTGTCCTTTTTGTGAACATATACATGTAGTACATTAAAGCGCATGACGGGGGCTGATTTGCCTTCCCCCCCCCCTGGTCGTATCTGGGTCTGGGCCGTGCAAGCCGCGAGGGCAGGAAAATTTTTCCTTCAGGCATGCCAACAAGCCAGCGTTAGTTACCATCTTGCCAAAAAAGGTATCTAATAATTGTATTTTTACTAAAAACGGTAGGGCCGTGCAAAAGCACTATATTACGGCCGGCCGTGCATTAGCCACTTCCATATAAATAAGCACGTCATTGGACGCACGCAGATGGATCACTTCATTGGGATCCATATTGAAAGTCCATGCCCTTTTGTAGTCTCCTGTTGGGCCTTGATTAACCTGCAGATCCCTCCCCTTGCTAAGGCTTTTGGGATTCTCTAAAGCCTCAGAAGCCAACTCGCATTGCCATTCTTCGGGGAAATATAATTTTGATCTTCTCGAAATGACCAAATCTTTAGAGGTGTTCAGCCAACAACTCAGCACTGCCAACGAAAGGAATTTGCTATGGTTACTCTTAGAGCAAATTAAGTCAAAATATCACACTGCTATAGTTCAATGGTTTGACGATCATGTGTAATCCTGTTAAtcttttttatttccttttttttttgtttcatgaaCAGCCTGATGTAAACTTGAGCTCTTAGTTTTAATATTTGGAGTAGGGGAAACCCCTCCTCTTCCCATGAAAAATAGGATGCGGCAGCCACAACACCATAGCACTTCCCAAACTTTTCCGTCTTTTTTTAATAATAAAGACACTCAATTTGACAAAAAATAACTTCTAGAAACTAAAAGTACATTAATGAGCAAACTAATAATCTTCTTCCTTTATTCGTGCAATACGCTTTGATGGGGAAAACTACCCTTGGCATACAAGGCTTTGAAGATCGCAAAAGCTACTCGCTGCTGGCATCAATATCTAGTATTCACCGAAAAACATCAACCGGGAAAACTCCTAAATTAATAATGTAGACTTACATAATCCGTCACCACCCGAACAATGTGTTGGAGAAATTAGTCCTTGCCATTGAATAGATGAAAAGAAGAGGTCAAAATCGTTGCACCGATGCCAATCTTCGGTTTCCACTTCACCTCCACCTCATCGTAATCGCTCAAGGGGATCACCATTAGCTTCGGCATCTACTTCATCTTAGCCTCACCATCACCTTCAGTTTGAGGGACTCGCCATTAGCACCCATGTGGACTATAACTCTGCCTTGCTATTGCCTTTGGCACCGGAGGGGATCTCCATTAGCTTTGGCGTCAACTTCAACTATATTTTGTTGTCACCTTCAGCTCAAGAATCTCACCATCACCTACGACATGTCTAGAACCTCATCTTACCCATGAGTCCGTCTTCCATTCACAAGCACTATACAAGAGGGGCTAAGGAGGTTTGCATTGGAGAGCCAATCTTACATGGTGGACATGTCTTGCTCGACACTTGTGAGCGAAGGAGGCAAGCTCCATCAACTATGATAGCTACTTCACTTACGTTCACTGTGATAACCGCGTTGCCTACAACCTTGTTCGACAGCCACTTCGACTCACCCCACCTGCCTGCACCAGCTTGAGGGGCTTGGACAATATTTGACTACGTTTGTTAGATCGACTGCTTCGGCCACGATTATTGAGTCGACTAGTTACACTAATACGACTATGGAGGGATGATCTCATAAGTGTGAAGACCTCAATGCGATCAAGAAAATTTAAAGTGAAGGTCCGAACAACTTGAAGGTGAAGCTCAGAAGAATCCTATATGAGAGATTTGAGAGTACAAGGCGATCAAGACTATGTAGCAAAGTGATCCAGGAGAACGGGTGGAATTCACCTTTGTTAGTGATAAGCTTAAGTCCTCAAAGCAAACCCTTCAGACCTTTGCCATCAAAGTTATGCTTGCACCCAAGATAGTTATGGCATCCACACATAGCCTTTGTATAGTTAGCTTCATGCCATATATGTTCTCCCTTTTTCCATGCTCTTTTTTCTTATCgggtttttgggatggagtttttaatAAGACGTATACACTAAACGACCATAAGGAAGATCCTCATGAGCAAAGAGTTGTATCTTTACGCCTTTTTTCTCTATGTTTTAGCGACTAAGTTTTGTTGTACCAGCTATGATCTAATAGCTAAGGGGCTACTATTGGAGGTCAAGCTATGGCAAGTTATATCCTGCTCTGGTAAAAAGTTGCAAGTTATAAAGGCTAAGGACGTATTTGTATTTTGTAAACTAATAAGAGTTGGAAGGAAGATTGCATCATGCCATCTCCTCTATAAATACAATAGGGCAAATGCAACCTCTCACAAAAATCCCTATTATCCTCTCTCTCCTTAGGTCTAAGTGTTTCACCTCAACTTTTCATGGAATTATAAGCAAAGACCTAGAACACAATTATGGGCAAACTAGCTGCCATTGCTTTCCTTTGAATTAGCACCCAATGTAGCAGAAAACACTACCAAGTGTTTTAGCAGCACCCAAAAAAATCGAGGTCATTTTGTTCTTGGGTGCGCAATCCAAAGTTCACCGGCGACATTGCCGGTGATCCACGACACGAACATATATATAGCATGACCGCCTCAATAATGATCCATGCATCTATCAGACTTGTTCACCTGCTAAAGCGGACGATGTTGCTTCCTCCAGCCCGTACTTGTTTGGTTTCTTGTGCTCCTCGTCATCTACATCTAGTGTGCAATCGGCCGTCATGTTCACCTCACTACTTGACGCCGCAACCTTACTCTCCTTGTTTTTACCCCACAGCACGCTGTAAAGGCCTCCAACTAGCAGGATTCCACCAACAACGCTATGCTCATCAGCAAAAAGAGATTAGCTGGTCCAATAATATAAATTCATCCAAATTACATACAGTCAACATAATTAAACTCTTCATTAATAGTTTACAAAGTTTGCTTCAGTTACCTGCCGAGGCGAACGATTTCTCCCAAGAAGAAGGACGAACTGAATATTGTGAGGACAAAGCATAGAGGTGTCCAGACAGCAAAGAAGACGGGGCCTTTGATCACCACGCACCATGCTTGAAGGTAGTAGGTGACTCCTGTCACCACGAACCCCTGGTATAATATAAATAAATTTGTTGATACCCCATATATATATTGGAGTCGAAATAAATGCGTGCCCGTAATAAGGTAAGTAGGGATTATAATTACAGCATAGACGACGGAGAGCAGGCTGGCGTCGAGATGGAGTCGCCACCTGGACAGGTCCCTCTCGGTCGCCACTGCGACGACGAACGATTGCACGGCGCTGAACACGCAGAGCGCCGTGGCCACCAGCATCCTGTTGGGCACCTCCTCCAGCAGCGCAGCCTGCAGCGACGGAAAACGTTGCAGTTTGTAGCTACGTACTCCTAGTGCATACTACATAGTACGCAGTTCTGAACATCTGAAATTCATGCACGCATATCAGCATATGCATTGACGACAGTGAAAGGCCAGGATCGACCTGCCAGACGATGGACAGGGACCATGCCACGTTGGCGAGGACCATGAGAAACGTCCCTTCGATCCATCTACTGTTTGATGACGAGTTATTCGCACTGCCGGCGGAGGCCGAGGCGTTGGCGGTGAAGGCGCGGTGATGGTTGACAGGGCTAAGCGCTGGGCCGTAGTAGAAGGCAATGACGAAGACGCCGGCAAGGCAGAGGGCTACACCGGATAGCTTAGCTATGCCGGAGGCGCTCCTCGGCTTCACCACCTCCATCCTGCCATGCATGCAAATATAATAAAGCCTTTGGCAATGCCAACATATATGCTATATATTCATATGTCAAGTGAAATCAGTTAGCTAGCTGTTCAATCATCGCTTGGTAGATAGTACGTGTACTTTTGTACGACCTGAGTAGCAGCGCCAAGCAGAAGGTGAAGACAGGCATGGAGTTGCCTGCTGCTGCAGACACGGTTGCAGATGTGAACTTGAGGCTTACATTGTACAGGCTCAAGCTCAGTGTGTTACTGGAAATATGTGAAGAGTACGTGCAGAAAAAAAGTAGTTATGCATATATGGATGCCTTACGTTAATTTGCTTCTAGTTTGAACGAATGAAACAGAGACTATGGAACTAATTAATTCAGCAACACATGTAAATGCATATGTCGAGATGCCTGCTAACAGGTCGACAAAACACAGCTAGCTCCAAGGCAATTGAATATACTATACATACGGTGATCTTGAGGTACATGTACACATACCCCACTAAGGCACACAGGAAGAGCTTCAGCAGCCACCCAAACGGCATTGAACGTGCATTCTTCCTGAGGATTGGAGATGAGAACCAACAGATTAACTTAGTATATATCTAGCTATAGGGGTTCGTTGTGGTTGTAATAAAATAGGAGCTTGTAGTCTCTTCACCTTTGGAGAATGAGGGCAAGAGGCAGCATGAGGATGGAGCCGGCCGCCTGGCGGTAGAAGACGAAGATGAAGGTGCTCAGCCCTGCATCGAATGCCGCCTTGGATATCACCGACATCCCCGCCAGGATTATCTGCACGACGATGGCGATGATGTACGCCTTCTTTGTTGCTGCATCATCCATGCTGGACGCGCGTAATGTATGGCTGATGATGAATGGTTAATATAATTCTTTCTCTTCTGTCTGTCCAGAATGatactgagagagagagagagagggaggccaGGGGTTGATCCATCAACGTATGTTGTCCGTCCTTTTCTTGGGTGGGATGCAATTATGACTTGTGGGCGACCATGAGAGCTTTTCCCGGCGGAGCTGTTGCTAGCACCTTAATTTATCATAGATCGATTCACTAGTACTGGTAATAACCTAATAGCGGCACAATGAAGCAATGTGATCCGTCAAGGATATGGAATATATGGAGTGTGACTAGATCAGCATGAACTCAACATATATAAATACTTTCTTTCTCCATCTAGTCGTAGCAGAAAGTTAAATAATGTCACCTTTATTTAATTATAGAGTCTATCTACTGTACAACCGTGTGTTTTAGCCAAAGCTAGCGTTGGCTGTCTAAAAAACACACGAATTTCAAcagataaaaaaatatattttaggagaagctagcacatggttgttggatGTCTAAAAAACACACAAATTACAAAAGGGGAAAAAACATGTGTTTTAGGAGAAGCTAGCACACTAATTCTATCAGACAAAAAAGGCCCACGTAGACCTGATCTGTTTGTTAGATGTAAGTTCTATTTGTTACAATGACAGAGATGCACAGTAGGAACATCAATTATGATGCAGAAATACTTACTAAAGTAACAAGATTCACGAGGTTCAGAGGTTTAGGAGATATACAGTGAACACTAACCTAACAGAAGGCGAAGAAGAATTTACCTACATATGTGTAAAATTTAGCAAAGATGGGATACTCTGCTCTCATATCCTAAAAATAGTCAGTATGATGCCAGGGTGttgtgtgctagcacaaatcatAATAAAAATACATGGACACGGTGAGCTGTTGCTCAAACATACAAAAATCACAACTGAACACTAAGTTTTTTTCGAGCCTATGCTTGGTATACTTACACATACGACAACGAATGCACCACCTCCTGCAGGTCATCAGGGTTAAATCCTATGTTATCATGCAGGATGTGATAGGTCATTAGGATTGTTGTGGTTGGCCTTGAAGTCacctggcaaaaaaaaaaatgcactTAGATCATCAAATCAGCTAGAATGACTGTAAATATTTATACAAGAGAGACAGACTTGCCTTTTTTCCATGACATACACAGATGCAACTGACGTTTCATGGTCTGTATAGAACATTCAGTAGCTCCTACACCACATCCCTTTTCTACTGGGCATGGGTACTATTGCTTGACCAAGCTGATAAAGAATAGAACTAGGAATTTAACAAAACATTCAGAGAAGTCTGCTAGCACCTCAAAAACCATTTACAGAGGCTTAACTGATCTGCAAGTCGATAATGCTAAAACATAGAGATGTAGTATAAACACAGAGATGCTAAAACACATAAAATGTGCCTGACACAGGCACATTTCGCTGGAGGCATAAGAAATCTAAGAAATGATTTCCTAGAGTGGAACAAAAGCACTGGCGACTAAAATATTATGAGTTCATGAAAACAAATAGCAAGTTATCTTAAGTCAGGataagctttagtcccggctggtaagaccaaccgggactaaaggtccaaccctttagtctcggttggtcttaccagccgggactaaaggtatttttggacgggcaccgaaattgccgcccaccctttagtccgggttcttggcctgggccgggactgaaggcctcaaattttggcaacccgccagcgtaattggaaaggcctgggattttaattttgtttaatactaggttaatcaattaattccatagcaactttaatactttgcaatatttattttaaaaatactattgattaactaattatttattgtaaataggaaaattttgtaacctaaagtttttaatttcttttatgaatatagaatataaatgttactaatactaagtattttgttaatgcaaaaatatatttgtaactcaaaattaataaaactaatattattcgatagaaaatttattttcacattattgtaacgtcaatgtttcaattttttcttggtttttgaccaaaattgacagaaaatttttgttgaacctataaaaataaagaaaatgtagtattttttgttctacaacttttttaaatgaaaaaatggcctatataaggattgtatatattgatgagcttaacaaacttggtattcaaaacttttcaatttgagacaatctagggtcccgaaaactagtttgtagacgtcaaaatttaaaaatcataaatttgaaccgtccaaactttctcaaatggaaagttgaccaaaacaacaattgtagatctttttgagtttaataaacttggtattcaaaacttttcaatttgaagtcatttagagttcataatactagagtcaaagtgttgtttttttatttgaccaaatttgacttggtcaaacttgctcaaatgagacactaaatgacctcagatgaaaaaactctgaataccaagtttgatcatctcaacaaaatccacaattgttacatagctcattttcccatttgagaattttttatcaaacactagtcacaacttcttgaatctcatagactttctaaaactatgtcacacacttgtgaaatttgaactatattttgttcaagctttctcaaatgaaaaaatggcctatataaggattgtagatattgatgagcttaacaaacttggtattcaaaacttttcaatttgagataatctagggtcccaaaaactagtttgtaggcgtcgaaatataaaaatcataaatttgaaccgtccaaactttctcaaatggaaagttgaccaaaacaacaattgtagatctttttgagtttaataaacttggtattcaaaacttttcaatttgaagtcatttagagttcataatactagagtcaaagtgttgcttttttatttgaccaaatttgacttggtcaaacttgctcaaatgagacactaaatgacctcagatgaaaaaactctgaataccaagtttgatcatctcagcaagatctacaattgtgaagtcataacatattacataatatccgtctctaaaacataatatattaaacatgcatcgttgtatcatgcgggcacatcagtgaatttcttcttgacgtatgacccttggttatgatcttgtcgtaaccatgaagtgtcttcatcatttaacatgatgcttggatctttcttcactatgaatgGTGGAATTCgaacatttctttcgtaatcttctgacatgtcggacttgtcttcaattcccactatatttattttcctagaaagaattatgtggcgctttggctcatccctcattgagttgatgtcttcgttttttcctctctttgattttgtaaacatgtctttcacatagaacacctgactcacatcggcagcaaggatgaatggttcctctttgtacccaatattgttgaggtccactattgtcattccatactctttgtcgattgttacccctcctccggtcagcttcacccattggcactggaacaaagggactttaaaattaggtgcgtagtctagttcccatatctcttctatgcggccataatatgtttgtatattcctatttggatctgtgccatctatgcgaacaccactattttgattggtgctccttttatcttgggcaactgtgtaaaatgtattcccatttatctcgtacccttggtacgtgaggatatgccacgatggctgcctagccaacaaatatagttgctcatcaatattgtcatctccttgacattcttttcgcaaccaaccactgaaactttccatgtgctgacgcctaatctaagctttagtcttccctggaaacttggattgtaagaactccttatgtatctcgatgtatggatgcaccaatgacgagttctgaagaactgtgtagtgtgctttattgaaataatcgtcttccatgccgatatatgttttcttccctaaagttcctttaccactgagtctctcCTCATGTTGTGATTCGGGAACgtcaatcggggcaaggtcaggaataaagtcaacacataactcaatgacctcctctgttccatagccctaggcgatgcttccttcaggcttagaacggactttcacatatttcttcaagactcccataaacctctcgaaggggaacatgttatgtaagaacacagatccaagaatactaatctccttcaccaaatgaactaggatgtgtgtcatgatattaaagaaggatggagggaacaccaactcaaagctgacaagacattgaaccacatcattctgtagagtagctagttccactggattgattgccttctgagaaattgcattgaggaatgcacatagcttcacggtggctagacgtacatgtggaggtagaattcctcttaaagcaactggaagcaattacgtcataagcacatggcagtcgtgggactttaagtttaggaatttcttatctagcacatttattataccctttatattggaggagaatcccgatgggaccttgatgctgcttagacattcaaacatgctgtccctctcttctttgctaagcgtgtagctagcaggacttaagtaatgacgtccatcatctatcttctctggatgaaggttgtctcattctttcatgccctacaagtcctggcatgcttcaagtgaatcctttggcttcccgtacacatccatgaatcctaacaggttcacacaaagattctttgtcaggtgcatcacgtcaattgcgttgtggacctctaggacttgccaatagggtagctcccaaaagatggacttcttcttccacatgggtgcgtgtcccttagtatctttgggaacagattcactgccttgtccctttccaaatactactttcacatccttgaccattgcgagtacatcttccccggttcggttacgaggcttcttccggtggtctagcttacctttaaaatgcttccctttctttcttacttggtgattcaaaggaaggaatcgacgatggccaaggtacacgacctttcgacatcttttcaaatatatactgtcaaggtcatcaaaacaatgtgtgcatgcattatatcctttgtttgtctgacctgaaagattacttaaagcaggccaatcattgattgttacgaacaacattgcttgtaggtcaaagtgttcttgtttgtactcatcccagacatgtacacctggtttgttccataaaactagaagttct belongs to Miscanthus floridulus cultivar M001 chromosome 4, ASM1932011v1, whole genome shotgun sequence and includes:
- the LOC136549735 gene encoding WAT1-related protein At5g64700-like isoform X3, translating into MDDAATKKAYIIAIVVQIILAGMSVISKAAFDAGLSTFIFVFYRQAAGSILMLPLALILQRKNARSMPFGWLLKLFLCALVGNTLSLSLYNVSLKFTSATVSAAAGNSMPVFTFCLALLLRMEVVKPRSASGIAKLSGVALCLAGVFVIAFYYGPALSPVNHHRAFTANASASAGSANNSSSNSRWIEGTFLMVLANVAWSLSIVWQAALLEEVPNRMLVATALCVFSAVQSFVVAVATERDLSRWRLHLDASLLSVVYAGFVVTGVTYYLQAWCVVIKGPVFFAVWTPLCFVLTIFSSSFFLGEIVRLGSWRPLQRAVG
- the LOC136549735 gene encoding WAT1-related protein At5g64700-like isoform X2, whose protein sequence is MDDAATKKAYIIAIVVQIILAGMSVISKAAFDAGLSTFIFVFYRQAAGSILMLPLALILQRKNARSMPFGWLLKLFLCALVGMEVVKPRSASGIAKLSGVALCLAGVFVIAFYYGPALSPVNHHRAFTANASASAGSANNSSSNSRWIEGTFLMVLANVAWSLSIVWQAALLEEVPNRMLVATALCVFSAVQSFVVAVATERDLSRWRLHLDASLLSVVYAGFVVTGVTYYLQAWCVVIKGPVFFAVWTPLCFVLTIFSSSFFLGEIVRLGSVVGGILLVGGLYSVLWGKNKESKVAASSSEVNMTADCTLDVDDEEHKKPNKYGLEEATSSALAGEQV
- the LOC136549735 gene encoding WAT1-related protein At5g64700-like isoform X1, producing the protein MDDAATKKAYIIAIVVQIILAGMSVISKAAFDAGLSTFIFVFYRQAAGSILMLPLALILQRKNARSMPFGWLLKLFLCALVGNTLSLSLYNVSLKFTSATVSAAAGNSMPVFTFCLALLLRMEVVKPRSASGIAKLSGVALCLAGVFVIAFYYGPALSPVNHHRAFTANASASAGSANNSSSNSRWIEGTFLMVLANVAWSLSIVWQAALLEEVPNRMLVATALCVFSAVQSFVVAVATERDLSRWRLHLDASLLSVVYAGFVVTGVTYYLQAWCVVIKGPVFFAVWTPLCFVLTIFSSSFFLGEIVRLGSVVGGILLVGGLYSVLWGKNKESKVAASSSEVNMTADCTLDVDDEEHKKPNKYGLEEATSSALAGEQV